Proteins encoded by one window of Mycolicibacterium sp. ND9-15:
- a CDS encoding TetR/AcrR family transcriptional regulator, whose product MTSDTATNNVRDRLIDAAETCLRAKGIRSTTVSEVAEVAGVSRGWLYRHFPDKVSLLGAAIVRLNDAYWSEAHAILERVEGFDRQLAVGVVHGRTAYDDPGALLMKLRVDEPEEFAACAGAGVQGLVPDLADFWSRYLVAARESGEVHPDADIAEASEWLARVLISLATVPGTMLDPSDGDAVLRHLRRYVMPGLRTDPAVV is encoded by the coding sequence GTGACGAGCGACACCGCCACCAATAATGTTCGCGATCGCCTGATCGACGCCGCCGAAACCTGCCTGCGCGCCAAAGGAATCCGCTCGACGACCGTGTCGGAGGTCGCGGAGGTGGCCGGTGTTTCCCGCGGCTGGCTCTACCGCCACTTTCCCGACAAGGTGTCGCTTCTGGGTGCGGCTATCGTCCGGCTGAACGACGCGTACTGGTCGGAGGCGCACGCGATTCTCGAGCGCGTCGAGGGCTTCGACCGACAACTCGCGGTCGGCGTCGTCCACGGCCGCACCGCCTATGACGACCCGGGCGCCTTGCTGATGAAGCTGCGCGTCGACGAGCCTGAGGAGTTCGCCGCTTGCGCCGGCGCCGGCGTGCAGGGACTGGTGCCCGACCTGGCCGACTTCTGGTCGCGATACTTGGTCGCGGCGCGCGAATCCGGCGAGGTCCATCCCGACGCCGACATCGCAGAGGCATCGGAATGGCTTGCCCGCGTGCTCATTTCGCTTGCCACCGTGCCGGGCACGATGCTGGACCCCAGCGACGGCGACGCGGTGCTGCGACACCTGCGCCGCTACGTCATGCCGGGCTTGCGTACCGACCCCGCCGTCGTGTGA
- the fadD1 gene encoding fatty-acid--CoA ligase FadD1, with product MADTLQQLLNERADRDTVAVRHGDRTWTYRQYVAEAKTQAAALIGAADPNHALHVGMLLGNTPDMLIALAAGALGGYVVCGINTTRRGEALAGDIAKVDCQFLITDAEHRPLLDGLDLSGVTVFDTSSTGWTDFLATATAFVPYREAAVDDTFMMIFTSGTSGDPKAVQVAHLMVLFAGNALVERFEITDQDVCYLSMPMFHSNAVVGGWAPALVAGAAMVPAKFSASGFLADIRRHGVTYMNYVGKPLAYVLATPEQPDDRDNPLRVAFGNEATDRDIEEFGRRFGVTVDDGFGSTENAVIITRTPDTPKGSIGQGFPGVAIYNSETVTECPVAEFDENGALSNADAAVGELVNTDGSGLFRGYYNDSEATDERMRHGMYWTGDLAYRDADGYIYLAGRTADWMRVDGENLATAPIERILLRLPAVNRVAVYPVPDELVGDQVMAALVLQDDADLDPETFEQFLAAQRDLSPKAWPRHVWIADDLPSTATNKILKRELVARGTTPDGRKLWRRDGGKFHPNP from the coding sequence ATGGCGGACACACTCCAGCAGTTGCTCAACGAGCGCGCCGACCGCGACACCGTTGCGGTCAGGCACGGAGACCGCACATGGACCTACCGCCAGTACGTCGCCGAGGCGAAGACGCAGGCCGCTGCCCTTATCGGAGCCGCCGACCCGAACCATGCCCTGCACGTCGGCATGCTGTTGGGAAACACCCCGGACATGCTGATCGCACTCGCGGCGGGCGCCCTGGGTGGCTATGTGGTGTGCGGCATCAACACCACGCGCCGCGGCGAAGCCCTGGCGGGTGACATCGCCAAGGTGGACTGTCAATTCCTGATCACCGACGCAGAGCATCGACCGCTGCTCGACGGCCTGGACCTGTCGGGCGTCACGGTGTTCGACACGTCCAGCACGGGCTGGACCGACTTCCTGGCCACCGCGACGGCATTCGTCCCGTACCGGGAAGCCGCCGTCGACGACACGTTCATGATGATCTTCACGTCCGGAACCAGCGGCGACCCGAAGGCAGTCCAGGTCGCCCACCTGATGGTGTTGTTCGCCGGCAACGCGCTGGTCGAGAGGTTCGAAATCACCGACCAGGACGTCTGTTACCTCTCGATGCCGATGTTTCATTCCAACGCCGTGGTGGGCGGGTGGGCGCCCGCGCTCGTCGCCGGTGCCGCGATGGTGCCGGCCAAGTTCTCCGCGTCCGGCTTTCTCGCCGACATCCGACGTCACGGCGTGACGTACATGAACTACGTCGGCAAACCGCTGGCGTACGTGCTGGCGACGCCGGAGCAGCCCGACGATCGCGACAACCCGCTGCGAGTCGCGTTCGGAAACGAGGCCACCGACCGGGACATCGAGGAGTTCGGCAGGCGCTTCGGGGTGACCGTCGACGACGGGTTCGGCTCGACGGAGAACGCCGTGATCATCACCCGCACCCCGGACACGCCGAAAGGGTCTATCGGACAAGGGTTCCCGGGTGTTGCGATCTACAACAGCGAGACGGTGACCGAGTGTCCGGTGGCGGAGTTCGACGAGAACGGGGCGCTGAGCAACGCGGACGCCGCGGTGGGGGAACTGGTCAACACCGACGGCAGCGGACTGTTCCGGGGCTACTACAACGACAGCGAGGCGACCGACGAGCGGATGCGCCATGGCATGTACTGGACGGGGGACTTGGCCTACCGCGACGCCGACGGCTACATCTATCTGGCCGGGCGCACTGCGGACTGGATGCGGGTCGACGGTGAGAACCTCGCGACGGCGCCCATCGAGCGGATCCTGCTCCGGCTGCCGGCGGTCAACCGTGTCGCGGTCTATCCGGTCCCCGATGAACTCGTCGGCGATCAGGTGATGGCGGCTCTCGTGCTGCAAGACGACGCCGATCTCGATCCGGAGACGTTCGAGCAGTTCCTGGCCGCTCAGCGTGACCTCTCGCCGAAGGCGTGGCCGCGGCACGTGTGGATCGCCGACGACCTGCCCAGCACCGCCACCAACAAAATTCTCAAGCGTGAGTTGGTCGCGCGAGGAACCACACCGGATGGCAGAAAGCTCTGGCGCCGCGACGGCGGCAAGTTCCACCCCAACCCGTAG
- the rpmE gene encoding 50S ribosomal protein L31: MKTGIHPDYVETTVHCGCGNTFTTRSTKQSGQIHVEVCSQCHPFYTGKQKILDSGGRVARFEKRYGKRKTDKNATDK; encoded by the coding sequence ATGAAAACGGGTATTCACCCCGATTACGTCGAGACCACCGTGCACTGCGGCTGCGGTAACACGTTCACCACGCGGAGCACGAAGCAGAGCGGACAGATTCACGTCGAGGTCTGCTCTCAGTGCCACCCCTTCTACACCGGTAAGCAGAAGATCCTCGACAGCGGCGGCCGCGTGGCCCGCTTCGAGAAGCGCTACGGCAAGCGCAAGACCGACAAGAACGCCACGGACAAGTAG
- the prfA gene encoding peptide chain release factor 1, translating to MTDTARAEFPAQPGGAIDAVLAEHADLERQLSDPNLHADAAHARKVGRRFAQVSPIVATYRKLEAARGDLEAARELAADDTSFVAEVDELTGTVERLDTQLTDLLAPRDSHDADDIVLEVKSGEGGEESALFAADLARMYIRYAERHGWAVTVLDETFSDLGGYKEATLSIRSKGDSADGVWSRLKFEGGVHRVQRVPVTESQGRVHTSAAGVLVYPEPEEVEEVQIDESDLRIDVYRSSGKGGQGVNTTDSAVRITHLPTGIVVTCQNERSQLQNKARAMQVLAARLQSLAEEQAQADASADRASQIRTVDRSERIRTYNFPENRIADHRINFKAHNLDQVLDGDLDDLFDALAAADKQARLQRT from the coding sequence ATGACGGACACCGCTCGCGCCGAATTCCCGGCTCAGCCGGGCGGAGCAATCGATGCGGTGCTTGCCGAGCATGCCGACCTCGAACGGCAGCTCAGCGATCCGAACCTGCATGCCGACGCCGCCCATGCCCGCAAAGTCGGCAGGCGCTTCGCCCAGGTGTCGCCGATCGTCGCGACCTACCGCAAACTGGAAGCCGCTCGCGGTGATCTGGAGGCCGCACGGGAGTTGGCGGCCGACGACACGTCGTTCGTCGCCGAGGTGGACGAGCTGACCGGCACCGTCGAACGGCTCGACACCCAGTTGACCGACCTGCTGGCGCCCCGTGACTCGCACGACGCCGACGACATCGTGCTCGAGGTCAAGTCGGGGGAGGGCGGTGAGGAGTCCGCGCTGTTCGCCGCCGATCTGGCCAGGATGTACATCCGCTATGCCGAGCGGCACGGGTGGGCCGTCACCGTGCTAGACGAGACCTTCTCGGACCTGGGCGGCTACAAAGAGGCCACGCTGTCCATCCGCAGCAAGGGAGACTCGGCCGACGGGGTCTGGTCGCGGCTGAAGTTCGAGGGCGGCGTGCACCGGGTGCAGCGGGTGCCCGTCACGGAGTCGCAGGGCCGGGTGCACACCTCGGCGGCCGGCGTGCTCGTCTACCCGGAGCCAGAGGAAGTCGAAGAGGTGCAGATCGACGAATCGGATCTGCGTATCGACGTCTACCGGTCGTCGGGCAAGGGCGGCCAGGGCGTCAACACCACCGACTCCGCGGTGCGCATCACCCACCTGCCCACGGGCATCGTCGTCACCTGTCAAAACGAGCGGTCTCAGTTACAGAACAAGGCCCGCGCGATGCAGGTGCTCGCGGCACGCCTGCAGTCGCTGGCCGAGGAGCAGGCGCAGGCCGACGCGTCGGCCGACCGGGCCAGCCAGATCCGCACGGTGGACCGTAGCGAGCGCATCCGCACATACAACTTCCCGGAGAACCGGATCGCCGACCACCGGATCAACTTCAAAGCACACAACCTCGACCAGGTGCTCGACGGCGACCTCGACGACCTGTTCGACGCCCTTGCCGCCGCCGACAAGCAAGCGCGACTGCAGAGAACATGA
- the prmC gene encoding peptide chain release factor N(5)-glutamine methyltransferase has protein sequence MTRLGQMIDAAAAALAKAGVAAPRVDAELLAAHATGTDRGRVRFVEAGPGFAEHYDELVARRARRVPLQHLLGTAPFGSVDVHVGPGVFIPRPETEALLEWALAQRLPDAPVIVDLCTGSGALALALSRNWPHARIIAVDDSESALEYARHNLANTRAELVNADVTEPGLLPELDGSVDLIVANPPYIPDGAQLEPEVAEHDPAHALFGGPDGMRVIDAIAGIAARWLRSDGRTAVEHDDTTSERTVERFRRTAQFRDVRARRDLAGRPRFVTARRV, from the coding sequence ATGACCCGGCTTGGCCAGATGATCGACGCGGCGGCGGCGGCGCTGGCGAAGGCCGGTGTCGCAGCGCCGCGCGTCGACGCCGAACTGTTGGCCGCCCACGCCACGGGCACCGATCGCGGACGCGTCAGGTTCGTCGAGGCCGGCCCCGGTTTCGCAGAGCACTACGACGAACTCGTCGCCCGACGCGCCCGACGGGTACCGCTGCAGCACTTGTTGGGCACCGCACCATTCGGTTCGGTCGACGTACACGTCGGTCCCGGGGTCTTCATCCCCCGCCCCGAAACCGAGGCGCTGCTGGAATGGGCGCTGGCACAACGGTTGCCCGACGCACCGGTGATCGTCGACCTGTGCACGGGCAGCGGTGCGCTGGCGCTCGCGTTGTCGAGGAACTGGCCCCACGCCCGCATCATCGCCGTCGACGACTCCGAGTCGGCCCTCGAGTACGCGCGGCACAACCTCGCCAACACCCGCGCCGAACTCGTGAATGCCGACGTCACCGAACCCGGCCTGCTGCCGGAACTCGACGGCTCGGTCGACCTCATCGTCGCCAACCCGCCGTACATCCCCGACGGTGCGCAACTGGAACCCGAAGTGGCCGAACATGACCCGGCACACGCGTTGTTCGGCGGACCGGACGGGATGCGGGTGATCGACGCGATCGCCGGGATCGCAGCGAGGTGGCTGCGCAGCGATGGCCGCACCGCCGTCGAGCACGACGACACGACGTCGGAGCGGACCGTCGAGCGCTTCCGCCGGACCGCGCAATTTCGCGACGTCCGCGCTCGACGCGACCTCGCCGGGCGGCCACGGTTCGTGACGGCACGGAGGGTCTGA
- a CDS encoding L-threonylcarbamoyladenylate synthase, with product MTQLFDCSDAEQRATGIASAMSALKGGRLVVLPTDTVYGIAADAFDGEAVAALLAAKGRGRDMPVPVLVGSWHTIEGLVYNVPDTARELIRAFWPGALSLVVRQAPSLQWDLGDAQGTVMLRMPLHPVAIELLRGVGPMAVSSANVSGRPAAVTAQEAREQLGEQVEVYLDAGPSQQQAASTIVDLTGAHPRVLRQGPVTVEAIATVLGVEPTTLTD from the coding sequence ATGACCCAGCTGTTCGACTGTTCCGATGCCGAACAGCGCGCAACCGGTATCGCGTCGGCGATGAGCGCGCTCAAGGGTGGCCGTCTGGTCGTCCTGCCGACCGACACCGTCTACGGCATCGCCGCCGACGCGTTCGACGGCGAAGCCGTCGCTGCCCTGCTGGCGGCCAAGGGACGTGGCCGCGACATGCCGGTTCCCGTCCTCGTCGGCTCATGGCACACGATCGAAGGCCTGGTGTACAACGTTCCGGACACCGCACGCGAGCTCATCCGCGCGTTCTGGCCGGGCGCGCTGAGCCTGGTGGTGCGCCAGGCGCCGTCGCTGCAATGGGACCTCGGCGATGCGCAGGGCACCGTGATGCTGCGCATGCCGTTGCATCCGGTTGCCATCGAACTGCTGCGGGGCGTCGGCCCGATGGCGGTCTCGAGTGCCAACGTCTCTGGACGACCCGCAGCGGTGACCGCACAGGAGGCGCGCGAGCAACTCGGCGAGCAGGTGGAGGTTTATCTCGACGCCGGGCCGTCACAGCAGCAGGCGGCGTCGACGATCGTGGACCTGACCGGTGCGCACCCGCGGGTGCTGCGCCAGGGCCCGGTGACCGTCGAGGCGATCGCCACCGTGCTCGGTGTTGAACCCACGACTTTGACGGACTGA
- a CDS encoding glycosyltransferase family 4 protein: MQYGSPVVYAADTLLALSDRGAGVPIRELALVGLTAAIITYFATGWVRVLARRLGAVAIPRDRDVHSQPIPRMGGLAMYIGVAFAVLLASQLPALTRGFVYSTGMPAVVVAGGLIMIVGLIDDRWGLDSLTKFAGQITAASVLVTMGVAWSVLYIPIGGVGTIVLDQVSSILLTLALTVSIVNAMNFIDGLDGLAAGLGLITASAICIFSVGLLRDHGGDVLFYPPAVISVVLAGVCLGFLPHNFHPAKIFMGDSGSMLIGLMLAAAATTAAGPISQTAYGVRDVFALLSPFLLVVAVMFVPALDTLLAIIRRTRAGVHFTTPDKMHLHHRLLQIGHSHRRVVLVIYLWVSIVCFGAASTIFFDPRYSGAVMLAAILVAVVVTLIPLLRRRNGQLQAMYDEK, encoded by the coding sequence GTGCAGTACGGTTCACCGGTGGTCTATGCCGCCGACACGTTGCTGGCACTCAGTGACCGCGGTGCGGGCGTACCGATTCGGGAGCTCGCACTCGTCGGGCTGACCGCTGCGATCATCACCTATTTCGCGACCGGGTGGGTCAGGGTGCTGGCGCGCCGGCTGGGAGCGGTCGCGATCCCGCGCGACCGGGATGTGCACTCGCAACCGATCCCGCGGATGGGCGGTCTTGCCATGTACATCGGCGTCGCGTTCGCCGTGCTCCTGGCGTCCCAGTTGCCGGCGCTGACGCGGGGCTTCGTGTATTCGACCGGCATGCCAGCCGTGGTGGTGGCCGGCGGCCTGATCATGATCGTCGGGTTGATCGACGACCGCTGGGGCCTGGACTCCTTGACCAAGTTCGCCGGGCAGATCACCGCCGCGAGTGTCCTCGTCACCATGGGGGTCGCGTGGAGCGTGCTCTACATCCCGATCGGCGGTGTCGGCACCATCGTGCTCGACCAGGTGTCGTCGATCCTCCTGACGTTGGCGCTGACGGTGTCGATCGTCAATGCGATGAATTTCATCGACGGACTCGACGGCCTCGCTGCCGGTCTGGGGCTGATCACCGCGTCGGCAATCTGCATCTTCTCGGTCGGACTGTTGCGTGACCATGGCGGCGACGTGCTGTTCTACCCGCCCGCCGTGATCTCGGTGGTGCTTGCGGGCGTCTGTCTCGGCTTCCTGCCGCACAACTTCCATCCCGCCAAGATCTTCATGGGCGATTCCGGTTCGATGCTGATCGGCTTGATGTTGGCGGCGGCGGCCACCACCGCTGCCGGGCCCATCTCGCAAACCGCGTACGGGGTGCGCGACGTGTTTGCGTTGCTCTCACCCTTCCTGCTGGTGGTGGCGGTCATGTTCGTGCCGGCACTCGACACTTTGCTTGCGATCATCCGGCGCACCCGAGCGGGCGTTCACTTCACCACGCCGGACAAGATGCACCTGCACCACCGGTTGCTTCAGATCGGCCATTCGCACCGGCGCGTGGTGTTGGTCATCTATCTGTGGGTGAGCATCGTCTGCTTCGGCGCCGCCAGCACGATCTTCTTCGATCCGCGCTACAGCGGGGCAGTGATGCTGGCCGCGATTCTGGTCGCCGTCGTAGTGACGCTCATCCCTCTTCTGCGCCGGCGAAACGGCCAGTTGCAGGCAATGTACGACGAAAAGTAG
- a CDS encoding ATP synthase subunit I codes for MTTPAQDAPLVLPSVAFRPVRLSMICIALAAAATAGTALLGHAMVGIFFGIGLGLGLLNAVLVRRSALRITADAHPLKSKMAVNSAVRLMFLTVIGLTIAFLFRPEGLGVVFGMAIFQMLLVFSTALPVARKLRAGSPTDTDGSQGEATRE; via the coding sequence GTGACGACGCCCGCGCAAGACGCGCCGTTGGTGTTGCCATCGGTTGCCTTCCGGCCGGTGCGCCTCTCGATGATCTGCATCGCGTTGGCCGCGGCGGCGACCGCGGGAACCGCTCTACTCGGTCACGCGATGGTTGGAATCTTCTTCGGTATCGGCTTGGGACTCGGCTTACTCAACGCAGTACTGGTACGACGATCCGCGCTCAGGATCACCGCCGACGCTCACCCGCTGAAGAGCAAGATGGCCGTGAACTCGGCCGTCCGCTTGATGTTCCTCACGGTGATCGGCCTGACGATCGCGTTCTTGTTCCGGCCCGAGGGTCTGGGTGTGGTCTTCGGAATGGCAATCTTTCAAATGCTGCTCGTGTTCTCGACCGCGCTGCCCGTTGCCCGAAAGCTTCGGGCCGGCAGCCCGACTGACACTGACGGATCCCAAGGGGAGGCCACACGGGAATGA
- the atpB gene encoding F0F1 ATP synthase subunit A — protein MTGLDAAVTTPVTILAADSGIHVGTHTEANWFGLTVNTDTILSASIAAVIVLGLAFYLRAKVTSSGVPSGVQLFWEAITVQVRNQVESAIGIRVAPFVVPLAVTLFVYILIANWLSVFPWQYSNETGIHEFLKPAASDINFVLALGLFVFICYHLAGFWRRGVLGHPIKLLKGHVAFLAPINLVEELAKPVSLSLRLFGNVFAGGIMVTIIALFPAYIMWAPNALWKSFELFIGAIQAFIFALLTILYFGQSMELDEEHH, from the coding sequence ATGACAGGACTCGATGCCGCCGTTACGACACCGGTGACGATCCTCGCCGCCGATTCCGGTATCCACGTCGGCACCCACACCGAGGCCAACTGGTTCGGGCTGACAGTCAACACCGACACGATTCTGTCCGCGTCGATCGCCGCGGTGATCGTTCTGGGGCTGGCGTTCTACCTGCGCGCGAAGGTCACCTCGAGTGGTGTCCCCAGCGGAGTGCAGTTGTTTTGGGAAGCGATCACCGTCCAGGTTCGCAACCAGGTTGAGTCCGCGATCGGTATCAGAGTCGCACCGTTCGTGGTGCCCCTGGCAGTGACGCTGTTCGTGTACATCCTGATCGCGAACTGGCTGTCGGTCTTCCCGTGGCAATACTCCAACGAGACCGGTATCCACGAGTTCCTCAAGCCCGCTGCTTCTGACATCAACTTCGTGCTGGCGCTGGGCCTGTTCGTCTTCATCTGCTATCACCTCGCGGGATTCTGGCGCCGAGGGGTTCTTGGCCACCCCATCAAACTGCTCAAGGGACACGTGGCGTTCCTCGCACCGATCAACCTCGTCGAGGAACTCGCCAAGCCAGTTTCGTTGTCACTCCGACTTTTCGGCAATGTGTTCGCCGGCGGCATCATGGTCACGATCATCGCCCTGTTCCCGGCCTACATCATGTGGGCGCCGAACGCGCTGTGGAAGTCGTTCGAATTGTTCATCGGCGCCATCCAGGCATTCATCTTTGCGCTGCTGACCATTCTGTACTTCGGCCAGTCGATGGAGCTGGACGAAGAACACCACTGA
- a CDS encoding F0F1 ATP synthase subunit C: protein MDPTIAAGALIGGGLLLGGGAIGAAIGDGVVGSALVNGVARQPEAQGRLFVPFFITVGLVEAMYFINLAFMALFVFATPVGG, encoded by the coding sequence ATGGATCCCACAATCGCTGCCGGAGCGCTCATTGGCGGTGGACTTCTTCTCGGTGGCGGTGCTATCGGTGCCGCGATCGGTGACGGCGTCGTCGGTAGCGCGCTGGTCAACGGCGTGGCCCGGCAGCCGGAGGCTCAGGGCAGGTTGTTCGTCCCGTTCTTCATCACGGTCGGTCTGGTGGAGGCCATGTACTTCATCAACCTGGCATTCATGGCGCTGTTCGTGTTCGCCACCCCGGTCGGGGGTTAA
- a CDS encoding F0F1 ATP synthase subunit B encodes MADPNVVLLAVEEGGQSNFLIPNGTFIFVLLIFLIVLGVIAKWVVPPISRVLHEREAMVHKTAEDNRRATQLSAAADADTREVMATARREATDVREEARAEGRQIVEEARTRAQAEVSGLLQQANEELTQQSLALRTDLQSSVERLSANLASRVLGVDVTTRTVPVSTGQGR; translated from the coding sequence ATGGCTGACCCGAACGTCGTTCTGTTGGCGGTGGAGGAAGGCGGCCAGAGCAACTTCCTCATCCCCAACGGCACCTTCATCTTCGTGCTGCTGATCTTCCTGATCGTGCTCGGAGTGATCGCCAAGTGGGTCGTGCCACCGATTTCCAGGGTGCTGCACGAACGCGAAGCCATGGTGCACAAGACGGCCGAGGACAATCGACGGGCGACCCAGTTGAGCGCCGCCGCCGATGCCGACACCCGTGAGGTGATGGCGACCGCACGCCGCGAGGCGACGGATGTCCGCGAGGAGGCCCGCGCCGAGGGACGCCAGATCGTCGAGGAGGCGCGGACGCGTGCGCAGGCAGAGGTATCGGGTCTGCTCCAACAGGCCAACGAGGAGCTGACGCAACAGTCGCTGGCGTTGCGGACCGACCTTCAATCGTCGGTCGAACGGTTGTCGGCCAATCTTGCAAGCCGGGTGCTCGGGGTCGATGTGACGACTCGTACAGTGCCGGTTTCGACAGGGCAGGGACGGTAG
- a CDS encoding F0F1 ATP synthase subunit B/delta encodes MSTFIGQLIGFALIVFLVVRYVVPLIRQMMDTQKEAVRRQLEEHAEAEKKVADADTEHAKAVESAKAEAAEVIEEARRDADKIAEQLRAQADLELERIKLQGAQQIQLLRQQLVRELRQSLGAESVQRAGNIVRDFVSDRSEQSATVDRFLAELDEMAPSTTTFTDVVTAKLGAASRESLSELVERFDGIVSGLDADALTGLANDLASSTTLLRGEAVLSRHLADPSSTADLRVRLVERLFSGQVSDAALEILKTAVSQRWSTTSDLIHALQHIARLALLVRAEAEGQIEDVEDQLFRFSRILDSEPRLISLLSQYTAPLDGRIGLLNNVLGRRASKTTADLLRQTLGLLHGERADEAVRELANLAVSRRGEIVAEVRAAAELSGAQNERLTELLTRIYGRPVSTQLDVDPALLGGLTIAVGDEVIDGSLASKLAAAETHLPD; translated from the coding sequence ATGTCGACATTCATCGGACAGCTGATCGGTTTCGCGTTGATCGTCTTCCTGGTGGTGCGATACGTCGTGCCGCTGATACGGCAGATGATGGACACCCAGAAGGAAGCCGTTCGTAGGCAGCTCGAGGAGCACGCCGAGGCCGAGAAGAAGGTGGCCGACGCCGATACCGAGCACGCGAAAGCGGTGGAATCAGCGAAGGCCGAAGCTGCGGAGGTGATCGAAGAGGCTCGTCGTGATGCCGATAAAATCGCCGAGCAACTCCGTGCCCAGGCCGACCTGGAGTTGGAGCGGATCAAGTTGCAAGGCGCCCAGCAGATTCAACTGCTGCGCCAGCAGCTCGTCCGCGAGCTTCGGCAGAGCCTCGGCGCGGAGTCGGTGCAGCGGGCGGGAAACATCGTGCGCGACTTCGTGTCCGATCGCTCCGAACAGTCCGCGACCGTTGACCGCTTCCTCGCCGAACTCGACGAGATGGCTCCGTCGACCACGACGTTCACAGATGTTGTCACGGCCAAACTCGGTGCCGCCAGCCGCGAGTCGCTGTCTGAACTCGTCGAACGGTTCGACGGCATTGTTTCCGGTCTCGACGCCGACGCGCTGACCGGGTTGGCGAACGATCTGGCGTCTTCGACGACGCTGTTACGCGGCGAGGCCGTGCTGTCCAGGCACCTGGCCGACCCGTCGAGCACCGCCGACCTCAGAGTTCGGCTCGTCGAGCGACTGTTTTCCGGCCAGGTCTCGGACGCTGCGCTTGAGATCCTCAAAACCGCTGTCTCGCAGCGTTGGTCGACCACATCGGATCTGATCCACGCCCTCCAGCACATCGCCAGGTTGGCATTGCTGGTGCGCGCCGAGGCCGAAGGTCAGATCGAGGACGTCGAGGACCAGCTGTTCAGGTTCAGCCGCATCCTCGATTCTGAGCCGCGGCTGATCTCGCTGCTCAGCCAGTACACCGCGCCCCTGGATGGTCGAATCGGCCTGCTGAACAACGTGCTCGGCCGTCGGGCGAGCAAGACCACTGCGGATCTGCTCCGCCAGACGCTCGGCCTGTTGCACGGCGAGCGCGCCGACGAAGCCGTACGCGAACTCGCGAACCTGGCCGTTTCCCGGCGCGGAGAGATCGTCGCGGAGGTTCGGGCCGCCGCCGAACTCAGCGGCGCCCAGAACGAGCGGCTCACCGAACTGCTCACCCGTATCTACGGCCGTCCGGTGTCGACTCAGCTCGACGTCGATCCCGCGCTGCTCGGCGGATTGACCATCGCCGTCGGCGACGAGGTGATCGATGGTTCGCTGGCGTCCAAGCTGGCGGCGGCCGAGACCCATCTACCCGACTGA